TCGAACGTGCACTGGACCGGCGAGAACGACGGACGGAGACGCGCCGATCGGAGGAACGTCGATGAGCGACACGCCGACGACAAACGGTGAGGAGGCGCCGACAGGCGACGCCATCACGACGCGAAACCTCGACAACCCGATGGGTCGGGAGTTCCGCCGAAAGCTGGACGAACAGCCGTACGTGTTCGCGCCCGGTCTTTACCACGCGCTCGACGCCCGAATCGCCGAGATGACCGGTCACGACGCCGCTTACATGAGCGGCTACTCCACGGTGCTCGGCCAGTTCGGATTCCCCGATTTGGAGATGGTGTCGATGACCGAGATGGTCGAAAATGCAAAGAGAATCGTCGACGCCTGCAACATCCCCGTTGTCGCCGACTGCGACACCGGGTACGGGGGAGTTCACAACGTTCGCCGCGCGGTCCGCGAGTACGAGAAGGCCGGTGCCGCCGCCATCCACATCGAAGACCAAACGACGCCGAAGCGGTGCGGCCACATCGCGGGGAAGCAGATAGTTCCCCGCGAGCAGGCCCGCGCCCGCTTCGAGGCCGCCGTCGACGCCAAACAGTCGGCGGACACGGTCATCATCGCCCGTACTGATGCATATGGCTCCGCCAACGGCGACTGGGAGGAACACCTCGAACGCGGCCGCATCTACGCCGACGCGGGCGTCGACATCGTTTGGCCGGAGATGCCGGACCCGAGTCGCGAGGACGCGATTCGCTACGCCGAGGAGATTCACGAGACGCACCCGGACCTCACGCTGGCGTTCAACTACTCGTCGTCGTTCGCGTGGTCCGAGGAGGACGACCCGCTGACGTTCGCCGAACTCGGCGAGCTCGGCTACGGCTACATCTTCATCACGCTGTTCGGCCTCCACTCCGGCGCGCACGCCGTCTAC
This genomic stretch from Haloprofundus salilacus harbors:
- the aceA gene encoding isocitrate lyase: MGREFRRKLDEQPYVFAPGLYHALDARIAEMTGHDAAYMSGYSTVLGQFGFPDLEMVSMTEMVENAKRIVDACNIPVVADCDTGYGGVHNVRRAVREYEKAGAAAIHIEDQTTPKRCGHIAGKQIVPREQARARFEAAVDAKQSADTVIIARTDAYGSANGDWEEHLERGRIYADAGVDIVWPEMPDPSREDAIRYAEEIHETHPDLTLAFNYSSSFAWSEEDDPLTFAELGELGYGYIFITLFGLHSGAHAVYEDFERLAEDGEEAQFDLESRYLGHPTESHHELSFVDRYQETEMRFDADARSRIEESAGYSEEQSDPIGTEEGE